TGCCGGCCATATTTCCGCTTCAACCTGATTTCGCCGCCTGTTTGGTCTCAGCACGAAGCCGCTGATACGCCACACACCGTCGGTAGATTCCTACATGCCCTCAATGTGTGCCATGGGATGGTTGGTTTGCCGGATGATACGGAACTGCTAGAAGGGCTGCGCAAACAAATTTTTGCGAGCTGTGATCACAGCGACGGTTTCGCTTGGGACGATATGGGGGGCGATTCAAGCCCACCCTTAGCATATATGCACCATCAGCGCGAAGCGTTGCTCGCCTTAATCGCTGTCTGGCGGATTTGGGGCGATCCGAAAGCCGAGCAATATGCCAAAGCAATCGTTACAGCAATGGAGAAAACGACCCGCGCCACCGGAACGTATCCGGGGAGATGCTTGGAACCAGACGGTTGGCAGGAAGATAACATAGCAACGACAACTTCTGAGCGGGCAATCGGTGCACTAATCGCCTACAGCCATACCTTTGACGATTCGCTGGGGATAGATCTGGCACTCCGTTTCGCCCGCCACGCCCTCGCGGTTAGTTTCGGGGAGAATGGAGAGTTGACCCCAACCTGTGGGACACATATCCACTCTATCACCGGGACAATCGCCTCGCTTGCAGAGCTAGGATTGATTACCGGGGAGCGAGAGTTTACCGCCCGGGCACGCCTCATCTTTGATGTGGGGATGCTGCCCTATCGCACCTCAACCGGCTGGGTCAAAGAGAGCGTGAACGCAAAATACGGTCGGGGTGAGGCGAACTGTACCGCAGACCTAATCGAGGCAGCATGTCTGCTTGGTGCGTCGGGCTATAGCTCCTATTTTGAAGATGCGGAACGGATGCTTTGCAACCATCTGCTTGCCTCACAGATGGACGACCTGTCATGGGTTGCGGAAAATGAGGGGATGGAGAATACCGAAAAACGGGCGTATGAAGAGTTGCGACGACGAGCGCGGGGGGCTTTTTGCTTCGGTGAGCCGAACGGTTTCCATTCCTATAACTCAGATTTGACCGGTGCTGCCTTACAGGGCATCGCATCCGCTTGGGAACATATTATCACCTGCGAAGATAACGGCAACGTCCGCGTCAATCTGTTATTGTCCCGCGAACATGAAGCAGTCACAATCCTCAGCGGTACCACCACTCTGGTGGTCGAAACGAAACGCCCTATTGAGATGCTCTCCATTCGCATTCCCCCTTGGTGCGAATCCCTTCGGGCAACCGTTGACGGAAATGCAGTACCGATAACCCGGTATCACCTGAAAGTGGAACAAGTCCGTGAAGGAGCTCAGGTTAAAATGACTTTTGATCGACCGCAGTTTTTGACGCAGGAACGCGCCGTGGGATATGAGAACCCCTATCGGATTCAGTGGTCGGGGAACACAGTCACCGCTATGGACGGTGCTGGGAAGCATATGGCATTGTACCCGACATTGGAGCCAGTGGAATAAAAATTACCTTGACCTCGTCGTAATTTTGCGTTATTCTACCTCTTG
This region of Candidatus Poribacteria bacterium genomic DNA includes:
- a CDS encoding glycoside hydrolase family 127 protein, whose protein sequence is MKDPMEPIDLRVNVLLGIEHICNSVDRERDCRPYFRFNLISPPVWSQHEAADTPHTVGRFLHALNVCHGMVGLPDDTELLEGLRKQIFASCDHSDGFAWDDMGGDSSPPLAYMHHQREALLALIAVWRIWGDPKAEQYAKAIVTAMEKTTRATGTYPGRCLEPDGWQEDNIATTTSERAIGALIAYSHTFDDSLGIDLALRFARHALAVSFGENGELTPTCGTHIHSITGTIASLAELGLITGEREFTARARLIFDVGMLPYRTSTGWVKESVNAKYGRGEANCTADLIEAACLLGASGYSSYFEDAERMLCNHLLASQMDDLSWVAENEGMENTEKRAYEELRRRARGAFCFGEPNGFHSYNSDLTGAALQGIASAWEHIITCEDNGNVRVNLLLSREHEAVTILSGTTTLVVETKRPIEMLSIRIPPWCESLRATVDGNAVPITRYHLKVEQVREGAQVKMTFDRPQFLTQERAVGYENPYRIQWSGNTVTAMDGAGKHMALYPTLEPVE